The following proteins come from a genomic window of Leptospira barantonii:
- a CDS encoding sensor domain-containing diguanylate cyclase has protein sequence MKYTLFIFGIFVSAHSLFALDPAVVIKPEFAGKQPLLKSVYLIRDPESRYLPENFFNDLEKIPVREIQNTTFGFGYDPVPYWLVFDVETPEKVDQEFSLALHYPHLDQVDLYYQTSGGLKGEYKTGDSLPFYSRPIENKLFMFPLPISNKGKARILVRVFSEGALSLSMTLYENKERIRETKVELAKDSAFFGALAVMAFFNFFLYVGIRERYLLYYSFLILAVLLHQMILPGYAFEWFFQDQPIFINQLHLEAIALMMIFMALFLASYLDTKKNYSLLNLFLKASLWAGIALGFLIPILPGRYLIPFTSLFPLLQMTVIFLISFFRAIKGDRKAIIFLTAWFFTLSGGIIFALSRFGFFLKDAPAIPFLQTGIILSVLFLSLALSERIRTIRKEKEEIEEYAGKLEELSYMDPLTRIFNRRYFDEQIRMAWSRSSRHHSPLSLLMIDVDFFKQFNDTYGHVEGDRALIRVAREIRASLRRSHDMVTRYGGEEFAVILPDTPIDGAVVVALNILEKIEAMEITHIKSPFAKITVSIGIACSVDSEATTVQDLISDSDRNLYAAKTSGRNRIQH, from the coding sequence ATGAAATATACGCTTTTTATTTTCGGAATATTCGTTTCCGCTCATTCGTTATTCGCACTGGATCCCGCGGTGGTCATCAAACCGGAATTCGCCGGCAAACAACCTCTCTTAAAATCCGTCTATCTGATACGCGATCCGGAATCGCGTTATCTTCCCGAGAATTTTTTCAACGATCTCGAAAAAATCCCGGTTCGTGAAATTCAAAATACAACCTTCGGTTTCGGATACGATCCGGTTCCCTATTGGTTGGTTTTCGACGTGGAAACTCCCGAAAAAGTGGATCAGGAATTCTCGCTCGCGTTGCATTATCCTCATTTGGATCAAGTGGATCTGTATTATCAAACCTCCGGCGGACTCAAGGGAGAATATAAAACCGGAGATTCCCTTCCGTTTTATTCAAGACCGATCGAAAACAAACTGTTCATGTTTCCTTTACCGATCTCTAACAAGGGTAAGGCGAGAATTTTGGTCCGCGTGTTTTCGGAAGGCGCGCTCAGTCTGTCCATGACCCTCTACGAGAACAAGGAAAGAATCCGCGAAACGAAGGTGGAACTCGCAAAGGACTCGGCCTTTTTCGGCGCGTTAGCCGTCATGGCGTTCTTTAACTTTTTTCTTTATGTGGGAATCCGCGAAAGATATTTATTATATTATTCTTTTTTAATTCTCGCCGTTCTTTTGCACCAGATGATCCTTCCCGGATACGCGTTCGAATGGTTTTTCCAGGACCAGCCGATCTTCATCAACCAACTTCATCTGGAAGCGATCGCCCTGATGATGATTTTTATGGCGTTGTTCCTCGCTTCGTATCTGGATACGAAAAAGAACTATTCCCTTCTCAATTTGTTTTTAAAAGCCTCTCTTTGGGCGGGAATCGCGTTGGGATTTTTGATTCCGATTCTTCCGGGACGTTATCTGATTCCGTTTACTTCCCTATTCCCTCTTTTGCAGATGACGGTGATCTTTTTGATCTCCTTTTTCAGAGCGATCAAAGGAGATCGTAAGGCGATCATTTTTTTGACGGCTTGGTTCTTCACTCTTTCGGGAGGAATCATCTTTGCACTGAGCCGATTCGGATTCTTTTTAAAAGACGCACCGGCGATTCCGTTTTTACAAACGGGCATCATTCTCAGCGTTTTGTTTTTATCACTCGCGCTTTCGGAAAGAATTCGAACGATTCGAAAAGAAAAAGAGGAAATCGAAGAATACGCCGGCAAACTCGAAGAACTTTCTTATATGGATCCTCTCACCCGGATTTTCAATCGTAGATACTTCGACGAACAAATCCGAATGGCGTGGAGCAGATCTTCGAGACACCATTCTCCCCTTTCTTTGCTGATGATCGACGTGGATTTTTTCAAACAGTTCAACGATACATACGGGCACGTGGAAGGGGATCGCGCCTTAATCCGAGTCGCGAGAGAGATCCGAGCCAGTCTTAGAAGATCGCACGATATGGTGACTCGATACGGCGGGGAGGAATTCGCGGTGATCCTTCCGGATACTCCGATCGACGGCGCTGTAGTTGTCGCATTAAATATTCTGGAAAAAATCGAAGCGATGGAAATCACTCATATCAAAAGTCCGTTCGCAAAAATCACGGTTTCAATCGGGATCGCTTGTAGCGTGGATTCGGAAGCGACCACGGTTCAGGATTTGATTTCCGACTCGGATCGTAATCTTTACGCGGCGAAAACCTCCGGAAGAAACCGAATCCAACACTAA
- a CDS encoding adenylate/guanylate cyclase domain-containing protein, which produces MATDPIQSEESKTGVFREQLRKRFGFFINIKNLFYLGIRAKLALFTGALIALTVMILSAIDVHQQTEILTQSYEKEAAISRHYISSLVLELENLSSSLIRVESFRERVKRQSQALRKYRTRVVTQETKEVSFFGFKTKLFGVLGKERKSSIKDTYYSVYLSKADIEELEKNTKFLLKDPNGLAISDAMYTKLKNMAHLVAVLEADLNEQKQKWDELHSQEKISEKAKQDVEHGMDNLKNGIEKARNHLDHSILELALPKQHRKIEELGLNMSQYRIQTFPVISNQIKEHLTPSFDTKIFKQDVSINSNIFLNDIDSNLKDSFAKILSLDFSQDTDQNSYTIGKMELQTLYSPIFRNQSSTERANRLKEELPDFAKRYLQQDANYAAQIRDLVTPLKKRIQELKDKKPPLPPFQDKTFRDLYARYAKLIQERDTKFETFRNEFSEDKKDFVEAAQKLKVLKQKHPVKTRVAFPIQSETDVLIDALGELRNAGLEDLIVLRFSQSSGNYSDYLRDPKEQNLSKERWDAIREWIYSGKSETPTPQLKKLIPYGIVANSRSEAEEILWSLDSKPLLADSGEEVSATILSVNLSGISRTIVDRTEGLEMIQKNKNSAIGTALLICLAAIVFAVLISGFVVQKIKRIIFHAREVGQGNLEVHFEQGGKDELGTLTIALNSMVTGLKEREKIKNILGTMIDPVVVSEAMVDLAALKRGSEKRITAFFSDVAGFSNISEKLTSVELASLLNEYLSAMTLILKKHEGVLDKYIGDAIVGIFNAPVEVDKHCLKAAAASVEMIETLEGLRQEWKAKKAYIPEAQEMQIRIGLNTGLAKVGFMGTDSISAYTMMGDTVNLAARLEAAGKDYGVSILVSESVQHEIKDEFFTRLLDVVRVKGKNEPVRLYELIGRPDNVSERLEASVLEFSKGFEAYLNREWSLAQELLESSQMTRGSKDKAAHLLIERCEEYKHNPPEKTWDGVYTRTHK; this is translated from the coding sequence GTGGCTACAGATCCGATCCAATCAGAAGAATCCAAAACGGGCGTTTTCCGCGAACAATTGCGTAAGAGGTTTGGTTTTTTCATAAATATCAAAAATCTTTTTTACCTTGGTATCCGGGCGAAACTCGCGCTTTTTACCGGAGCATTGATCGCGCTTACCGTTATGATTCTTTCCGCCATCGACGTTCATCAACAGACGGAAATTCTTACACAAAGTTACGAAAAAGAAGCCGCAATTTCCAGACATTATATCTCGAGTTTGGTTCTTGAACTGGAGAATCTTTCGAGCAGTTTGATCCGGGTCGAATCCTTTCGAGAACGGGTAAAACGTCAGAGCCAGGCTCTTCGTAAATACAGAACGAGGGTGGTTACTCAAGAAACAAAAGAAGTCAGCTTTTTCGGATTCAAGACGAAACTTTTCGGAGTTCTGGGAAAAGAACGTAAGTCGTCCATTAAGGATACTTACTATTCCGTTTATCTTTCCAAGGCGGACATCGAGGAACTTGAAAAGAATACCAAGTTTTTACTGAAGGATCCGAACGGTCTCGCCATCTCCGACGCGATGTACACAAAACTCAAAAACATGGCGCATCTGGTCGCGGTATTGGAAGCGGATTTAAACGAACAAAAACAAAAATGGGACGAACTCCATTCTCAGGAAAAAATTTCCGAAAAAGCGAAACAAGACGTGGAACACGGAATGGACAATCTGAAGAACGGAATCGAAAAGGCCAGAAATCATCTCGATCATTCCATTCTCGAGTTGGCTCTTCCGAAACAACACAGAAAGATCGAAGAACTCGGACTCAACATGTCCCAGTATAGAATTCAGACCTTTCCGGTGATCTCAAATCAGATCAAAGAACACCTCACTCCTTCTTTCGATACGAAAATTTTCAAACAGGACGTTTCGATCAATTCGAACATCTTTCTAAACGACATCGATTCGAACTTAAAGGATTCTTTCGCTAAAATTCTTTCCTTGGATTTTTCTCAGGATACGGATCAAAATTCTTACACGATCGGAAAGATGGAATTACAAACGCTGTATTCTCCGATTTTCAGAAACCAAAGTTCCACCGAAAGAGCCAATCGACTCAAGGAAGAATTGCCCGACTTCGCCAAACGTTATCTGCAACAGGACGCGAATTATGCCGCGCAGATCCGCGACTTGGTCACCCCGTTGAAAAAAAGAATTCAGGAGCTGAAGGATAAAAAACCTCCGCTTCCTCCGTTTCAGGACAAAACGTTTCGGGATCTTTATGCGCGTTATGCGAAACTGATCCAAGAAAGGGATACAAAGTTCGAAACATTTCGAAACGAATTTTCCGAAGATAAAAAGGATTTTGTCGAGGCCGCGCAAAAACTCAAGGTCTTAAAACAAAAACATCCCGTAAAAACCCGCGTCGCATTTCCGATTCAGAGCGAAACCGACGTTCTCATCGACGCGTTAGGCGAGCTTAGGAACGCGGGTCTTGAGGATCTGATCGTCTTACGTTTCAGTCAAAGTTCCGGTAATTATTCCGATTATCTCAGAGATCCGAAGGAACAAAATCTTTCCAAGGAAAGATGGGACGCGATCCGAGAATGGATTTACTCCGGCAAAAGCGAAACTCCGACTCCTCAGTTGAAAAAACTGATACCATACGGAATCGTCGCAAACTCGAGAAGTGAGGCCGAGGAAATTCTTTGGAGCCTCGATTCCAAACCTCTTCTCGCGGATTCCGGCGAGGAGGTAAGCGCGACGATTCTTTCCGTGAACCTTTCTGGAATTTCAAGAACCATCGTGGATCGAACCGAAGGTCTGGAGATGATTCAGAAGAATAAGAATTCCGCGATCGGAACCGCGTTGCTGATCTGTTTGGCCGCGATCGTTTTTGCGGTTTTAATTTCCGGTTTTGTGGTTCAAAAAATCAAACGGATCATCTTTCATGCGAGAGAGGTCGGTCAGGGAAATTTGGAAGTTCACTTCGAACAAGGCGGAAAGGACGAACTCGGAACTCTTACGATCGCTTTGAACTCGATGGTGACCGGTCTTAAGGAAAGGGAGAAGATCAAGAATATTCTCGGGACGATGATCGATCCGGTCGTGGTCAGCGAGGCGATGGTGGATCTCGCGGCTCTCAAACGAGGAAGCGAGAAAAGAATCACCGCATTCTTTTCGGACGTAGCAGGCTTTTCGAATATTAGCGAAAAGTTAACTTCCGTCGAATTAGCGTCTTTGTTAAACGAATATCTTTCCGCGATGACCCTGATTCTGAAAAAACACGAGGGTGTTTTGGACAAGTATATCGGGGACGCGATCGTGGGAATTTTCAACGCGCCCGTCGAAGTGGACAAACACTGTCTCAAGGCCGCGGCGGCTTCCGTGGAAATGATCGAAACTCTCGAAGGACTCAGACAGGAATGGAAGGCCAAGAAGGCTTATATCCCCGAGGCTCAGGAGATGCAGATTCGAATCGGACTCAACACCGGACTGGCAAAAGTGGGTTTTATGGGAACCGATTCCATTTCGGCTTATACGATGATGGGAGATACGGTAAACCTCGCGGCGAGACTCGAAGCGGCGGGAAAGGATTACGGTGTGAGCATTCTCGTGAGCGAATCCGTTCAACACGAGATCAAGGACGAATTCTTTACGAGATTGTTGGACGTCGTGCGCGTCAAAGGGAAGAATGAACCCGTTCGACTTTACGAATTGATCGGAAGACCGGATAACGTATCCGAAAGATTGGAAGCTTCCGTTCTTGAGTTTTCCAAAGGATTCGAGGCGTATCTCAACCGAGAATGGTCCTTAGCCCAGGAACTTCTCGAAAGTTCGCAGATGACGAGAGGAAGTAAGGACAAGGCCGCGCATCTACTGATCGAACGTTGCGAGGAATACAAACACAATCCTCCCGAAAAAACCTGGGACGGGGTTTATACCAGAACTCATAAGTGA
- a CDS encoding chromate transporter, producing the protein MIPSFGEALRFWFQLGWLSFGGPAGQISLMHKTLVEEKKWISEDKFSHALSYCMILPGPEAQQLATYLGWILHGVKGGILAGLLFVLPAVLIFTLISIFYFSYGNVPYVISFLNGVKPAILAVILLAFGNLVLKSLKSNGQILCFALSAIGILFFEISYPYLLLASVLFGWTVFLFGKKNSDMDTNSDFAETSSSKTANLKYQITTSKSETTEAETSERIDLQTSFDEEREKNSELLKNLGRTGSIGLILWATPFLGILFFLKAEFLFWKDLILFFTKTAFLTFGGAYAILPSVAEFATQQAGWISSNEMLDALAFGESTPGPLVMVLTFIGFLAGAHRFGGIGSGLLGLLLTTYYTFLPSFILILGGASLVEKTKESEWIRVCFSYVTACVCAVILYLSVFFAKSILIFPQTSATSWVQNPIATTQWLPLFWTILCVALLKFKKEYSIILIFLSGLFFLGIETLFHL; encoded by the coding sequence TTGATTCCTTCCTTCGGAGAAGCGCTTCGTTTTTGGTTTCAGCTCGGTTGGCTCAGTTTCGGCGGTCCCGCGGGACAAATCAGTCTGATGCACAAAACCCTCGTGGAAGAAAAGAAGTGGATCTCCGAAGATAAATTTTCCCACGCTTTGAGTTATTGTATGATTCTTCCGGGACCTGAGGCTCAACAGTTGGCCACTTATCTCGGTTGGATTTTGCACGGGGTAAAGGGAGGAATTCTCGCCGGACTTTTGTTCGTTCTTCCCGCCGTGTTGATCTTTACACTGATTAGTATATTCTACTTTTCTTATGGGAATGTTCCGTACGTAATTTCGTTTTTAAACGGGGTCAAACCCGCGATTCTCGCGGTGATTCTTTTGGCTTTCGGAAATCTGGTTCTAAAAAGCCTGAAATCCAACGGACAAATTCTTTGTTTCGCGTTATCCGCAATCGGAATTTTGTTTTTTGAAATTTCGTATCCGTATCTTCTTTTGGCTTCCGTATTGTTCGGCTGGACGGTATTTCTTTTCGGTAAAAAGAATTCGGATATGGATACAAACTCGGACTTTGCGGAAACGTCTTCCTCAAAAACGGCAAATCTAAAATACCAAATTACGACATCCAAGTCGGAAACGACGGAAGCCGAGACCTCGGAACGAATCGATCTTCAAACCTCCTTCGACGAAGAACGCGAAAAAAATTCCGAGCTTTTAAAAAACCTAGGACGAACCGGAAGTATCGGTTTGATTCTTTGGGCGACTCCATTCTTAGGAATATTATTCTTTTTGAAAGCGGAGTTTTTGTTCTGGAAGGACTTGATTTTGTTCTTCACGAAGACCGCCTTTCTCACGTTTGGCGGCGCGTATGCGATTCTTCCTTCCGTGGCCGAATTTGCAACGCAACAAGCCGGATGGATCTCCTCAAACGAAATGTTGGACGCGCTCGCTTTCGGCGAAAGTACTCCGGGACCTCTCGTGATGGTTTTGACCTTCATCGGATTTTTAGCGGGCGCTCATCGGTTTGGTGGAATCGGTTCCGGTTTGCTCGGACTTTTATTAACGACCTATTATACTTTTTTACCCTCCTTCATTCTGATTTTGGGAGGAGCGAGTCTTGTCGAAAAAACGAAAGAATCCGAATGGATTCGAGTATGTTTCAGTTATGTGACCGCGTGTGTTTGTGCGGTGATTCTTTATCTAAGCGTATTTTTCGCTAAGTCCATTTTGATATTTCCGCAAACTTCGGCGACGAGTTGGGTCCAAAATCCGATCGCAACGACACAATGGCTTCCGTTGTTTTGGACAATCCTTTGTGTCGCTCTACTGAAATTCAAAAAAGAATATTCTATTATTCTGATATTCTTAAGCGGTTTGTTTTTCCTGGGAATCGAAACCTTGTTTCACTTATGA
- a CDS encoding class I SAM-dependent methyltransferase, producing the protein MSFRDHFSSHSSSYSEFRPGYPDELFSYLKSLVPNGNVVWDCGTGTGQAAVSLGEVFQKVIATDPSANQISSAEPHKNVEYKVCKAENSTLENHEVDLITVAQAFHWFDFEPFYKEAIRVGKKGGVLAIWGYNMHRITPEVDALVDKLYEEIVGSYWPPERKYVEEEYKSIAFPFETITAPYFAMKEEWTVEHVLGYLRTWSSVQKYIQKNESDPVLLVETEIRNVWGSTPSRIVEWPLFFKIGRLPG; encoded by the coding sequence ATGAGTTTCAGAGATCATTTTTCCTCCCACTCCTCTTCTTACTCCGAATTTCGCCCCGGTTATCCCGATGAACTTTTTTCCTATCTCAAAAGTCTCGTTCCGAACGGAAACGTTGTTTGGGATTGTGGAACCGGAACCGGTCAAGCCGCCGTTTCTCTCGGAGAAGTTTTTCAAAAAGTAATCGCAACCGATCCAAGCGCAAATCAGATTTCCAGCGCGGAACCGCATAAAAACGTAGAATACAAAGTCTGCAAAGCGGAGAATTCTACATTAGAAAATCATGAAGTAGATTTGATTACCGTCGCACAGGCGTTTCACTGGTTCGATTTCGAACCTTTTTACAAGGAAGCGATTCGAGTCGGCAAAAAAGGCGGGGTCCTCGCGATCTGGGGCTATAATATGCACAGAATTACTCCGGAAGTGGATGCGCTCGTGGATAAACTCTACGAAGAGATCGTGGGTTCGTATTGGCCTCCCGAAAGAAAATACGTGGAAGAAGAATATAAATCGATCGCGTTTCCGTTCGAAACGATCACAGCGCCCTATTTCGCGATGAAGGAAGAATGGACAGTCGAACACGTGTTAGGTTACTTAAGAACCTGGTCCAGCGTTCAGAAATACATTCAAAAAAACGAATCCGATCCGGTTCTACTCGTGGAAACGGAAATCCGAAACGTATGGGGTTCTACTCCTTCGAGAATCGTAGAATGGCCCTTATTCTTTAAGATCGGGAGACTTCCGGGTTGA
- a CDS encoding polysaccharide deacetylase family protein gives MSFSIAVASPVDDFLNPEKKRKTANSSPKKESEPKTNGSKSSNVSEESSKETVSKKNQKEKTPVSDSGSGESKSEERTSEAPSKKSKIKKGKDEKNSSVSKKKKYEDALPTVKDDTPSTPSYATQGFESVSGGGVPVLCYHHLAAEGGPMGGYNLHPNLLEEQFKFLKAAGYKTVRLDQFYDYINGKKPSDFPEKPILLTFDDGSKTHLEVLVPLLKKYGFTASIFIYPSIISSGKKYYLTWDQLRSALDSGVLDLGSHTLYHPKLPTMSRALIRKQLLESKQILETKTGRKVVDLAYPFGLFDPRVIEEAKAIGYRMAFTVNPGKNLPGTPVYNVHRSLVPWGQSQSAFNSILTMAPPPKISVSILDGSWVKTGQEFKIHLEGVQPESVSIKIKSKNVIEENHSPDYTVKIPDFAKKSTFLPLMIQAKTKDGKQIQYQYLFINQKEFKKHPDGAF, from the coding sequence ATCTCCTTTTCGATCGCAGTCGCGTCTCCCGTGGACGACTTTTTAAATCCCGAAAAAAAAAGAAAGACCGCAAATTCTTCCCCGAAGAAAGAATCGGAACCGAAAACGAACGGATCTAAATCCTCGAACGTTTCGGAAGAATCATCCAAAGAAACCGTTTCTAAAAAGAATCAAAAGGAAAAAACTCCAGTAAGCGATTCCGGCTCGGGCGAATCCAAATCGGAAGAAAGAACATCCGAAGCTCCTTCCAAAAAATCCAAGATCAAAAAGGGAAAGGATGAAAAGAATTCTTCCGTTTCCAAAAAGAAAAAATACGAGGACGCGCTTCCTACCGTTAAAGACGACACCCCGTCTACTCCGAGTTATGCGACCCAAGGTTTTGAATCCGTCTCCGGCGGTGGAGTTCCCGTTCTTTGTTATCATCACTTAGCCGCGGAAGGCGGACCGATGGGCGGTTATAATCTTCATCCGAATCTTTTGGAAGAGCAGTTTAAGTTTCTCAAAGCGGCGGGTTATAAAACCGTTCGTTTGGATCAGTTCTACGATTATATCAACGGCAAAAAACCTTCGGACTTTCCCGAAAAACCGATTCTTCTGACGTTCGACGACGGTTCCAAAACACATTTGGAAGTGTTGGTTCCTCTTTTGAAAAAATACGGCTTTACCGCTTCCATCTTTATCTATCCTTCCATCATTTCTTCCGGAAAGAAATACTATCTGACCTGGGATCAGTTGAGAAGCGCGCTTGATAGCGGTGTTTTGGATTTAGGTTCTCACACATTGTATCATCCTAAACTTCCAACGATGAGCCGCGCGTTGATCCGCAAACAGCTCTTGGAATCCAAACAGATTTTGGAAACGAAAACGGGAAGAAAGGTTGTGGATCTCGCGTATCCGTTCGGTCTTTTTGATCCGAGAGTGATCGAAGAAGCAAAGGCGATCGGTTATAGAATGGCGTTTACGGTTAACCCTGGGAAGAATCTTCCGGGAACTCCCGTTTACAACGTTCATCGTTCCTTGGTTCCTTGGGGACAATCACAATCGGCATTCAACTCCATTCTTACCATGGCGCCTCCTCCAAAAATTTCCGTTTCCATTCTCGACGGATCTTGGGTGAAGACCGGTCAGGAATTTAAGATTCATCTGGAAGGAGTTCAACCGGAATCGGTAAGCATCAAAATCAAAAGTAAGAACGTGATCGAAGAAAATCATTCTCCGGATTATACGGTAAAGATCCCGGATTTTGCTAAAAAATCGACGTTCCTTCCCTTGATGATTCAAGCAAAGACGAAAGACGGAAAACAAATCCAATATCAATATCTTTTTATCAATCAGAAAGAATTTAAGAAACATCCCGACGGAGCTTTTTAA
- a CDS encoding tetratricopeptide repeat protein encodes MVPFDLRSRLISIFTFCLTVTLFSSCSTEQEKTQEPISTRKAEPNPFQLGNSKFKSGEYLEAIEFYSRDLDVNPDNPVSLNNRGLAKSKSGNETGAISDYSQAIEKRDDYATAYNNRGFAKIKISDYQGAIQDLSSAIRLKPTYTNALNNRAVANWAIKEKQKACADWKTAEIIGHKEAENSFEKFCN; translated from the coding sequence ATGGTCCCTTTCGATCTTAGATCGAGACTTATATCGATTTTTACTTTTTGCCTAACCGTTACGTTGTTTTCTTCCTGTTCCACCGAACAGGAGAAAACACAGGAGCCGATTTCCACTCGTAAAGCGGAACCGAATCCCTTTCAACTAGGGAATTCCAAGTTTAAGAGCGGAGAGTATTTGGAAGCGATCGAGTTTTATTCAAGGGATCTGGACGTAAACCCGGACAACCCCGTTTCTCTCAACAACAGAGGACTTGCTAAGAGCAAATCCGGGAACGAAACGGGTGCGATCTCGGATTACAGTCAAGCTATTGAAAAACGAGACGACTACGCCACGGCTTACAACAACCGAGGTTTTGCAAAAATTAAAATTTCCGATTATCAAGGAGCGATCCAAGATCTTTCTTCCGCGATCCGATTGAAACCGACCTACACGAACGCTCTGAACAACAGGGCGGTCGCAAACTGGGCGATCAAAGAAAAACAAAAGGCATGCGCGGATTGGAAGACAGCCGAGATCATAGGCCATAAGGAAGCGGAAAATTCGTTCGAGAAATTCTGCAATTGA
- a CDS encoding LB099 family protein produces the protein MEIYEKEKRKLLSASTPEQYIELSIKSKLTGPKKSSITSEWLTSTGYTIDDIKYARNRHPFWRKKRNQGSYERNSKRLEQHNYYRTDQKIVWDKDKLGKFFDLNTKGLTDHELARSFKTSIPAVNHIRRKFRFASQLLELDKQKPAKGGILKLCSHSESVLKRLIREKEGK, from the coding sequence ATGGAAATCTACGAAAAAGAAAAACGGAAACTACTATCAGCATCGACACCGGAGCAGTACATCGAGTTATCGATTAAATCGAAACTGACCGGACCTAAAAAATCGAGTATCACTTCGGAATGGTTAACATCCACCGGGTATACGATCGATGATATCAAGTATGCGCGGAACCGACATCCCTTCTGGAGAAAGAAGAGGAACCAAGGTTCTTACGAGCGCAACAGCAAACGTCTGGAACAACACAATTATTACCGAACGGATCAGAAGATCGTTTGGGATAAAGACAAGCTCGGCAAGTTCTTCGACCTCAACACAAAAGGTTTAACAGACCATGAGTTGGCGAGAAGTTTCAAAACTTCGATTCCGGCTGTGAATCATATCCGCAGAAAGTTCCGATTTGCTTCTCAACTTTTGGAACTCGATAAACAAAAACCGGCAAAGGGCGGAATTTTGAAACTCTGCTCCCACAGTGAATCGGTCTTAAAGAGATTGATCCGGGAGAAGGAAGGGAAATAA
- a CDS encoding LEA type 2 family protein, whose protein sequence is MKSKISLLLIFFLLPFLSGCAELQTLKGKIKTPEISFEKVEIAEITLEDIKLIIQTEVKNPYPINLPASSLNLDVKIEGTQFSKVQLKLDSVQGSSKKPLPIEVKLKYADLAALYKKVPGKKELLIRVEGEAALPIPEKYAVLAGTDSLKFPFQDERLIPAVLPNIEIRNFKIIKPDVAKITESANSEELAKKAVSFLDALLSPKNKKSPGSALNAGLDALDISIDTQFELVLNNKAASDLQFQDLNFELFLENDKFLTGSPVNITNNGKESILTIRTSFPLKSVSNSIANAVTKRSSSFRLTGKAAVVCPGVSSDPIGFGFIKEGNFRW, encoded by the coding sequence TTGAAATCAAAAATATCCCTTCTTCTAATCTTCTTTCTTTTGCCGTTTCTAAGCGGTTGTGCGGAACTGCAGACTTTAAAAGGTAAGATCAAAACCCCCGAAATTTCCTTTGAAAAGGTGGAAATCGCCGAAATCACCCTGGAAGATATCAAACTCATCATTCAAACCGAAGTTAAAAATCCGTATCCGATCAATCTTCCCGCTTCCAGCTTGAATCTGGACGTTAAGATAGAAGGCACGCAGTTCAGCAAGGTGCAACTCAAGCTGGATTCCGTTCAAGGTTCTTCCAAAAAGCCTCTTCCCATCGAAGTAAAACTGAAATACGCGGACCTTGCGGCCTTGTATAAGAAGGTTCCCGGTAAAAAAGAACTTCTCATACGCGTGGAAGGTGAAGCCGCTCTTCCGATTCCCGAAAAATATGCGGTTCTTGCAGGCACCGATTCTTTAAAGTTCCCGTTTCAGGATGAAAGATTGATTCCTGCGGTTCTTCCGAACATAGAAATCAGAAATTTTAAAATCATCAAACCGGATGTTGCAAAGATTACGGAATCCGCAAATAGCGAAGAACTGGCTAAGAAGGCCGTATCGTTTTTAGACGCTCTTCTTTCTCCTAAGAATAAGAAATCACCCGGTTCCGCGTTAAACGCAGGATTGGATGCTTTGGATATTTCTATAGACACTCAGTTCGAACTCGTCTTAAACAATAAGGCGGCTTCCGATTTACAATTCCAAGATCTGAATTTCGAACTTTTTCTTGAAAACGATAAGTTCTTAACCGGTTCTCCGGTAAACATTACGAACAACGGTAAGGAATCCATTCTTACGATTCGTACAAGCTTTCCTCTTAAGTCCGTTTCCAACTCGATAGCAAACGCGGTTACTAAACGTAGTTCTTCATTTCGTTTAACGGGTAAGGCCGCAGTTGTATGTCCGGGAGTTTCAAGTGATCCTATCGGCTTCGGTTTTATAAAAGAGGGTAACTTTCGCTGGTAA
- a CDS encoding acyl-CoA thioesterase gives MKTEELTEIKKGHLTQIGVRWDELDPNNHVNNKNFQGYLDEARMRAMRDWGFSMETLKEQGFGPVILSIGLEFKKEIGYPETITIESDLFLKSPTRAVFTQRILCQNETLSCNASTDWVILNLNSKRPAKFLEVIGLGQPV, from the coding sequence ATGAAAACGGAAGAATTGACAGAAATCAAAAAAGGACATTTGACTCAAATCGGAGTTCGCTGGGATGAACTCGATCCGAACAACCACGTGAATAATAAAAATTTTCAAGGTTATCTGGACGAGGCTCGTATGAGAGCGATGCGGGACTGGGGATTTTCCATGGAAACGTTAAAGGAACAAGGATTCGGACCTGTGATTCTTTCCATCGGGCTCGAATTCAAAAAAGAAATCGGTTATCCGGAAACGATTACGATCGAATCGGATCTGTTTCTAAAAAGCCCTACCCGTGCGGTCTTCACACAAAGAATTCTCTGCCAAAACGAAACCCTTTCCTGCAACGCGAGTACGGATTGGGTGATTCTCAACTTAAACTCGAAAAGACCCGCAAAGTTTTTGGAAGTGATCGGACTCGGACAACCCGTTTGA